In Clostridium ljungdahlii DSM 13528, the genomic window TTTTGATGTGAGCTTAGGAATGTATACTTTAGGTCAAAAAGATGAAGCATTGCAGGACATAGTAAAAATATGTTATAGACTTGGAAAATTTGATGATATTTTTGATTTCGCACCTAAGTTAAAAAAATATAAGTATATAAAAAATGTTTTAGAGCTAGTAATAGATGGAGCAATAAAATCACAAAAAATCAAGTATATTAAAACCTTTTATGAAGATAAATTTATTGGAGACAAGCTAAGAGAAAAAGATTTTTTTAATACTTTAGAAAAGTATTGTAATAATGATATATGTAGGCTTTTTTCCAATTATGATAATGATTATTCAAGGCTGTATTTATTTAGATACAAATATAATATGAAAGACAGTAGTTTTAAAAATGTTGTTGATGAGTTGTCTTTTGAAAATGATTTTAACAATTTGGAGGATTATTTTGGAGATATCATTTACTGTAAAATAAAATATTTAAGTTCAATATCACATTTACTGTTTAATGTATGGGATAAAAACATAGATAGATATTTGAGTTATATTTCAAAAAAATACGATGATTTTAGTGATGCAGCAGCTGGATATATAGTGCATTTTAAAGATAGTACTAGCCATGGTGATTTAAGAATTAACAAGATATTATGCAGATATATTTTGCTAATTGATAAAATAAGCAGCTTCAAATACGAAAAAATGTTTAACTACTATGTAGACATCGGTGTTAAATGGATTAAGTATGTTTATAGCAATGATTTGATATCAGATGATTATATTGATATTTTTAAAAATAGTGAAGAAAAATTTTTAGTTTATATGATTATTGCTAACAAGAACCAGTCAAATACAAAAATGTATTTAAGATATTTAGAAAAGGCTCTTGAAGCTTATCCATATATGAAAAAAGGAATAGAAATACTTTTGCAGGATGTTAAAAGCAAAATAAATCAATCGAATAGTGAATTTGAGAAATATAAAGTTCAAGTTAAAAATACAATAAAAACGCTAATTGAAAATAACAAACTTGATGAAGCTGATAAAATTATTCAAGAATATGAAGAAATAGTTAAAAATGATATGGAAATAGTATTTCTTAAATCTGAAATGGCATTAAGAAAACTTAAAAATCCCAGTACAATTTATAAAATGTAAAGTTTTCAAGGATTAATTACTAATAATTAGTAAAAAATTCACAGATAAAGTCAGGATGACTAATAAATCTAGTATATTTTGCAGGAGGCAGAAGAAAAGAAGAAAGTAGGCTCATTAGTCGTTATTTTTATTATTAAATATAATTACTACATATTATATGAGATCATGTAAGGTGGAAGATCAAATGAAAAATGATATAGATTTATTAAAAAAACAATTAAAAGGTAATATACAAAAGCTTATAGATAGTGGTGATTTAAAGGATGCCAGGCAACTTATAGATCAATATAAGGATATAGATAGTGATGATGCTGAAGCATATTCAATGGATGCAGTTATTCTTATAATGGAAAACAAGTTTGATGAAGCAGAAGAAGTACTTAGAGAAGGGTTAGATATAGATGAAAATAATTTTGATTTAAATTATAATTTTGGATATGTTTATAAACAGAATCAAAATTTTGAAGAAGCACTCTGGTACTATAAAAAAGCTTTAGATAATTGCAGTAACAAAAATATGGTAAGTGATATTGATAAAATTATTAGAAAGATAAAAAGTGAACACAATATTAGTGCAATAGTTGATAAAAAAAAGATAGTTTTTTTTGATAAGGGTGATGACAAGTTTATATGGGATATAATAAATGAGTTATCTGAAGAATATAAAACAAAACATATAAGAGTTACAAATTATAGACAGATTGATGAAGGTATGAAGTGGGCTGATATTTGTTGGTTTGAGTGGTGTGATGAACTTGTTGGATATGGAAGTAAACTTAAATTAGCGAAGAATAAAAAAATAATATGCAGAATTCATGGATATGAAGTGTATTCTGATTTTATTAGGGAACCAAATTGGAAGAATGTTAATGATTTGATTATTGTGGCTCCGCATATTAGAAGAATATTTGAAGAAAATACAAGAAATATAGATAAGGGAAACTTAAGAATCCATACAGTATTTTGTGGAATTAATGTGGACAAGTATCCATTAAATATAAAAAAGAAAGGTTACAACTTAGGATATTTAGGATATATAAATTTCAAAAAAAATATACCATTAACTCTTGATATATTTAAAAAATTGCACGATATTGATTCAAGATATAAGTTGTATATAGCAGGCCAATTTCAAGATGCGAGAACATTAGCATATTTTCAGTATTTTATAAAGGAATATAAACTTGATAAAAGTGTAGTTTTTGAAGGATGGCAGAATGAAAAGCAAAAGATTGAGTGGTTTAAAAAAATAGATTATATGGTTATATCAAGTATTGATGAAGGATTATGTTTTGCAGCTGCAGAAAGTATGGTAAGCGGTATAAAGCCTATTTTACATAATTGTGAAGGCATAAAAGACCACTATGATAAAAAGTATATATTTAATTCTGTTGATGAAGCAGTAAAAATGATAACAGAAGAAAAATATGATTCTAGAGAATATAGAAAGTTTATTCAGGACAAATATTCACTTGACAAAGAAAATTTTTATATTACAAAAGTACTTGATAGATTAAATGAAGGTGAATTGAAATGAAAATATTGTATATAAGTGTTATAGAACAAAATGCAGGATGGGGAGCTGAGTATTTTGTAAACAGAGGATTTATAAAAAATGGACATAAAACCATTACACTTGATTATAGAAAATACAGAGATCAGTTGGGAGAAAAGTTATTGCAAGTTGGTGATTTTGATGTATTATTACTTCAAAGAGGAGATTGGTTTCCTATAGAACTTTTAAAAGCTGTAAATAGACCTAAGTTTTTTTGGGCATCAGAACCAATTGTATCGTGTAGGGATGAGGATAGGCTTTTAACATCAGGAAAGTTTGAACACATATTTGTTCATACTAATAGGTGTTTAAACTTTGCCGTAGAAGATTATAAATGGCTTAGTAGAAGTAACACATCAGTTTTGGTAAATGGATTTGATGAAATGATGCAATATAAAATGCCTAGTACATTGAAAGATATTGATGTTCTTTTTGTAGGTACACCTTCAAAAAGAAGAGAAAAAATAATTCAGATACTAGAAAAAAAATTTAATATAGTATATACACAAGCATTTGGTGAAGAAATGACAAAATATTTTAATAGAGCTAAAATTGTGCTTAATCTTCATACATTTGAAAATCTTGATACTGAAACAAGAGTATTTGAGGCACTTGGTTGTGGTGCATTTTTAATAAGTGAAAAGCTTTCAACTGAAAATCCTTTTATCTCTGGGAAAGACTATGTGGAAGTAGAAACAGGTGATGTAGAAGCAATAGACAAAGCAATAGAATATTATTTAAGAAATAGTAAAGAAAGAAATCAAATAGCGGAATCTGGATATAATGAGGCACTAAAACATCATACGTATACAGAAAGAGCAAAGTATATTACAGAAGTGATGGAAAAGTATACTGGTGAAATAGATAAAAGTAAACCAGCTATAAACAAAAATGTTGTTATGAATTATATTAAAAACAAGAATAATCCTAAAAGTTATGATAAAGTTTATGACATTAGAACGAATTATACCACAAATAAATTATTTACTATAATTAATAGTATGGATAAGGAAGAAGATGTCATAGATAATACGCAGCAAATTATCAGTTTAATAAATAAGAATGAAATAAATATTAATGATTTAATTAATATAATTGTAAATAGAACTGTAAAAAAAGAAGAATTATTAGATTATATTGCTGTGAAATTTTATGAAACTAAATTGGTAGATTTGGCATTAAAACTTTTAATGGTTGCTTATGAAATTAATGAAGAAAATATTGATACTCTTTATAATTTAGGATATGTACTTAGTAATTGCGGTGAATATAAAGTTGCAATGTCATATATTCAAAAATATAAAGGTAAAGATAAAGATTTAGATTGCCTCATAAAAAATATTTATGAGAAATTAAAGTGTGATGAAAGTTTATACATTAAAAATTATAAATATGTATTTGATAGTGAAGGAAATTATGCTGAAGAATTGAAAGCTCAATATTGGCTAAGAGTCAATTCTGAATATTGCTCACAGATTGAAAAAACTTTTAAATGCGTTGAAACATTAGATAATGGTTTTGGAGGTTGGGCTTTATCTAAAAGTTCATTAAGATATTTATGTGGTTATTTATTTAGCAAACGAAAAAGTGAATATAACATAATTGAATTGGGCAGTGGGCAATCAACTTTATTCTGGAATAAATTTATGGATATATCAAATTTAAATTTAAATATTAATACATTTGAACATGACGGATATTGGGCTAATGAAGTAAGAAAAAAAGTAAACTATAATGGTAAAATAAATATTAATGTATGTAAGCTATACACTATTGATGATAATATATGGAATTGTATGTTTTCATATCCTAAAAATTCAATTGGAATTTGGAGTAAATATTCAACTGAAATTCCAGAAAACCAATATAAAAATACCCGAGTACATAATTGTTTTTATAATATAAAAAAATCAATGTTTAGCAAAGAAGGTAGCATTGATGCAATGATTGTTGATGGTCCGCATGGTAATGGGCGCTCTTTAAGTTATGTTTTGTTTTATAATTATCTAAAATCTGATGCGTATATTTTAATAGATGATGTGAATCATTATCCATTTTTAGATGAATTGAACAAAATTTATAATTTTATCATACTTGAATCATCATTTTCCAGTAACAAAAGGTGGATATTGTTAAGATTAAATGGGTACAAGTTTTAGTATTAGAGTAGGCAGTGAAATATGCTATATATACCTGTAAAAATAAATGGTCATTTGTTAGAATAGTCATAACTTGCTACTTGTTTTTTACAGGAGGATTGAACCCACGGGGGGGATTCCATGGTAGATGTTCTTCCAGAAAGGCCGTGAAAATAATTTTGTGTATTCTCTTTCTTTAGGCTAATAATTCTAAATCAAAAAGTTTGTAGAATAATGTTACTACAAGGCAATATACTTTATGGATAATATTATTTGTATATCATCTCCAATTTTAGTCGATAATATACTTACCAATAGCAGGATAAGGCAATGCTGAGGAGCAACCTGAGCGTCTATTGGTGTTCTTTACAGAAACGGATGGTTTTAAACTATCCGTTTCATCCGTTTCTGGGAGAACAAAGTAAGCGATAAACTACCCAGTGTATAAACATAAAAAATAAACGACCATTTATTAAAATGGTCGTAATTTATTATGCTTTCTTTTTACATGAAGATTGAACCCATTGGTCCCATGGCAGGTATTCATCCAGGAATTCTGGATGTGCTCCAAATTGAACACCTGGTAAATTTTTAAACAAAAACTTGAGATAACTATAGGGCTCAAGGCCGTTAGCTTTAGCCGTTTCAATTATACTATAAACTGCTGCACTGGCTTCAGCTCCCCTTGGACTTCCACTGAAAAGCCAGTTTTTTCTTCCTATCGTAAATGGTCTTATGCTATTTTCTGATAGGTTGTTTGAAATGGCACAATTTCCATCCATTAGATAGTTCATAAATCCTTCTTTATTCTTTACTGCATAATCTACTGCCTTACCGAGCCTTGATTTTGGAAGACAGCTCTGTTTTATAGAATTAGCCCAGCTCCAAAAGGCCTCAAGAATCGGTTTTTCCGTTTCAAGACGCTTCGTTTTTCGCTCCTCAGGTGTAAGATTCACAAGTAGTTTTTCTTCTGAAAAGAGTTTATTGCAAAAGTCAATTCCTATTGCCGGAAGTGTAGCTTCTGGACTTTTTATGTCTTTAGGAAGTGCTTCAACAAAATACCTTCTAAGATGTGTCCAGCACAGGCATCTTATTACTTCAGGTACTTTATTGTACCCACTATAACAGTCGGTATGAAGGTATCCTTTAAAACCTTTTAAAAATTTTTGTGGACAATTTCCACTTCTTGAAGGCTTGTAATCAAACAACCTTATAGGTGTCTGGCTGCCTGCATACGTACTATATACCCACATATAGGATTCAGATGCGTTTTTCCTTCCAGGTTCCATAAGTACCTGTACAGGTGTCTCATCTTATGCAGAGTTAAATATTATGTAGAGTAGAAAATGGTTGAGCTGGATATATAGGCATGGGTAAGCTTAACCACTCTACATAATATTTAGATGTTTTTACGGAGCCATTCCAGTAAATCGTTCTTTTCTGTTTTTGAATAATCTTGGACGGTTTCTGTTATAAAATTACTGGCTTCCTCGATATATTTTCGTTTCAGTTCGGGATTACACCTAGCATAGATTTCTGTTGTTGTTACTGAGGAATGCCCCAAGAAGTCACGAATGTATATTAGATTAACATTATTTTCAAGCAGATGCATAGCTTTTGAATGTCTAAGTATATGAGGATGTAGTTTGTATGGATAAAGGTCTAATCTATTTTTTCGTGCCATATCCCCATATTTATTAAGAATATAAGCAACTCCTGATCTTGAAAGTGGGTTACCCAATCTATTGACAAATATATTTTCTTCAAAATTATGTCGGGTTGAAATACTTAAATAATTTTTTATGATTTCAGATACCTGTTGGCTAATGGGAACAACTCTTATCTTATTCCCTTTACCAGTTAATGCAACAGTATTTGGAATACGGAATGATATATCTCCAATTTTTAAATCAATGATTTCTTGAACTCGACATCCAGTTTCATAAAGCAATGCAAGCAGTGCTAAATCACGTATTCCTCTATCAGAAGTTTTGTCTGGCATCTTCAGAAGATAGGAAATAGCTTCTATATTAAGATAGCCTATAGATTTTTGAGTTGCTTTTTTAGCTCGTATGCCTAAAACCTGTTGGCATATGTCACTTTTTTCTGGATTTTCTCGAATGACATAAATACAGAATGATTTCAAAGCTGCAAGGCGTTGATTCCTTGAGCTAACAGTACATTGTCTTTCTTTTTCAATCCAGTTTAGAAAGTCATTAACATTATCAGCAGATAAAATATCCATATTTAACTTGTTAATTTTGCAAATTCTGAAGAGTTCAATATATCGAAAGAAGAGTATAAAAGTATCTCTATATGATTTGATTGTATTAGGTGAAAAGCCTGCTTCTCTATCAAGATAGTTTGTAAAATATCTTGTAACATAATATGAAAAATCTTTTTTATGCATGCTCATACCTCCGGGAAGATATTTTCTGCATCTTCTGCGCTGTACTGGAGAATATCTTTAAAATATTGTTTTGTTAGACGAAGATATTTTTCAGTAGATTCTATACCTTTATGTCCAAGGTATGTGCTTAATATTGGTAATGCACAATATGGATCTTTCCCCTGAGAAACCATCTGTTCTAATGCATGAACACTAAATGTATGTCTTAGGTCATGCACTCGGGGATACTTTCCATGATATATTTGCCTGTTTCTGGAATTTATAAAACTGATTACGAAATGTCAAAGGAGAATACATCTCATTGTGTAGTGCTGGGAAAAAGTAAGGATTTTCTCGCCGATTCACTTTAAATTCATATGCAATTAGATACTGTTGAAGTGATTTTGACATTGGAACTAAGCGCGAGACATTATTTTTGCCATTCATGATGACAAGAATTCCATTTTCTAAGTCAACATCTGTGAATTTTAATGAAAGAGCTTCACTTATTCGTAAGCCACATCCATATAACACTCGTATGACTGCAGGATAAATAAGAGGGGTGTTAACAAATTTATTCTTGTTTGGCTTAATGCAATCAGCAGCATATATAATCTTCTGTATTTCTTCAATGGTAAAGATGTATGGGACAAAATCTTCAGAAGTTTTTACTAGCTCTTTTGGATATATATATGCAGGAATACCTTTTAGATTAAGAAAAATGGCAAATTGACGTATAGTTGACTGTTTTGCATGAAGATGATGCTTACTATCACTTGTATTTCTAACAGCATATTTTTCAACTAATTCCTGTGACATCTCATATTTGGGTTCAGATTTGGAATAGTTATATATGTATTTCAAGAGGGAATTTAATTTTCCCTGCTCACCTAAAGGATATTTGAATCCAAGCGAATGTTTGTAATTTACATACTCCATTGCAATATCACAGTAAATCTTAGGAAAGTGGAATATTTCATTCTGTTTCATAAGGCACCTCCAGAGAAACTGTTCTAAGTGCATCAATATTTATATTAAGATACATTCTAGTTGTATTCAGATTGGAATGACCTAATACTTCTTTTATTATATGCATAGGGGTATTGTTGTGTAATAAGTTACTTGCAAGGGAATGTCTCATGGCATGAGGGCCATGTTTACGCTTTGAAATATCAATATTAGACTTTATAAAATATTTTGAAACAATC contains:
- a CDS encoding tetratricopeptide repeat-containing glycosyltransferase family 2 protein, with the protein product MQISICMMVKDEEKNIRRCLNSIRPILESIDSELIIVDTGSTDNTVKIAGEYTNKIYFHKWENDFSGMRNKSISYAKGKWILIIDADEEMTDCKNMIELLKSPQFKMFNTGFMDVKNMQNLHDDCGYAMLKSPRLFRNDGYFYYEGIVHNNPVFKEPTIDLKTTIVHYGYIEENKDVLDKKFIRTSSLLKKALEDKPDDIYYIFQLSVTYSSHKDYLKAYEIVKKAYNLLTQCKDKKKYKYVYYQVALCCLYLEYDQEAKKACKEGLEIDNEYVDLVFYLAKAQGLTSEYEEALENYKRYMYLCDNYNNMSINFDVSLGMYTLGQKDEALQDIVKICYRLGKFDDIFDFAPKLKKYKYIKNVLELVIDGAIKSQKIKYIKTFYEDKFIGDKLREKDFFNTLEKYCNNDICRLFSNYDNDYSRLYLFRYKYNMKDSSFKNVVDELSFENDFNNLEDYFGDIIYCKIKYLSSISHLLFNVWDKNIDRYLSYISKKYDDFSDAAAGYIVHFKDSTSHGDLRINKILCRYILLIDKISSFKYEKMFNYYVDIGVKWIKYVYSNDLISDDYIDIFKNSEEKFLVYMIIANKNQSNTKMYLRYLEKALEAYPYMKKGIEILLQDVKSKINQSNSEFEKYKVQVKNTIKTLIENNKLDEADKIIQEYEEIVKNDMEIVFLKSEMALRKLKNPSTIYKM
- a CDS encoding glycosyltransferase; this encodes MKNDIDLLKKQLKGNIQKLIDSGDLKDARQLIDQYKDIDSDDAEAYSMDAVILIMENKFDEAEEVLREGLDIDENNFDLNYNFGYVYKQNQNFEEALWYYKKALDNCSNKNMVSDIDKIIRKIKSEHNISAIVDKKKIVFFDKGDDKFIWDIINELSEEYKTKHIRVTNYRQIDEGMKWADICWFEWCDELVGYGSKLKLAKNKKIICRIHGYEVYSDFIREPNWKNVNDLIIVAPHIRRIFEENTRNIDKGNLRIHTVFCGINVDKYPLNIKKKGYNLGYLGYINFKKNIPLTLDIFKKLHDIDSRYKLYIAGQFQDARTLAYFQYFIKEYKLDKSVVFEGWQNEKQKIEWFKKIDYMVISSIDEGLCFAAAESMVSGIKPILHNCEGIKDHYDKKYIFNSVDEAVKMITEEKYDSREYRKFIQDKYSLDKENFYITKVLDRLNEGELK
- a CDS encoding glycosyltransferase, translating into MKILYISVIEQNAGWGAEYFVNRGFIKNGHKTITLDYRKYRDQLGEKLLQVGDFDVLLLQRGDWFPIELLKAVNRPKFFWASEPIVSCRDEDRLLTSGKFEHIFVHTNRCLNFAVEDYKWLSRSNTSVLVNGFDEMMQYKMPSTLKDIDVLFVGTPSKRREKIIQILEKKFNIVYTQAFGEEMTKYFNRAKIVLNLHTFENLDTETRVFEALGCGAFLISEKLSTENPFISGKDYVEVETGDVEAIDKAIEYYLRNSKERNQIAESGYNEALKHHTYTERAKYITEVMEKYTGEIDKSKPAINKNVVMNYIKNKNNPKSYDKVYDIRTNYTTNKLFTIINSMDKEEDVIDNTQQIISLINKNEININDLINIIVNRTVKKEELLDYIAVKFYETKLVDLALKLLMVAYEINEENIDTLYNLGYVLSNCGEYKVAMSYIQKYKGKDKDLDCLIKNIYEKLKCDESLYIKNYKYVFDSEGNYAEELKAQYWLRVNSEYCSQIEKTFKCVETLDNGFGGWALSKSSLRYLCGYLFSKRKSEYNIIELGSGQSTLFWNKFMDISNLNLNINTFEHDGYWANEVRKKVNYNGKININVCKLYTIDDNIWNCMFSYPKNSIGIWSKYSTEIPENQYKNTRVHNCFYNIKKSMFSKEGSIDAMIVDGPHGNGRSLSYVLFYNYLKSDAYILIDDVNHYPFLDELNKIYNFIILESSFSSNKRWILLRLNGYKF
- a CDS encoding tyrosine-type recombinase/integrase, giving the protein MHKKDFSYYVTRYFTNYLDREAGFSPNTIKSYRDTFILFFRYIELFRICKINKLNMDILSADNVNDFLNWIEKERQCTVSSRNQRLAALKSFCIYVIRENPEKSDICQQVLGIRAKKATQKSIGYLNIEAISYLLKMPDKTSDRGIRDLALLALLYETGCRVQEIIDLKIGDISFRIPNTVALTGKGNKIRVVPISQQVSEIIKNYLSISTRHNFEENIFVNRLGNPLSRSGVAYILNKYGDMARKNRLDLYPYKLHPHILRHSKAMHLLENNVNLIYIRDFLGHSSVTTTEIYARCNPELKRKYIEEASNFITETVQDYSKTEKNDLLEWLRKNI
- a CDS encoding phage-like integrase, with the translated sequence MHDLRHTFSVHALEQMVSQGKDPYCALPILSTYLGHKGIESTEKYLRLTKQYFKDILQYSAEDAENIFPEV
- a CDS encoding tyrosine-type recombinase/integrase, with protein sequence MKQNEIFHFPKIYCDIAMEYVNYKHSLGFKYPLGEQGKLNSLLKYIYNYSKSEPKYEMSQELVEKYAVRNTSDSKHHLHAKQSTIRQFAIFLNLKGIPAYIYPKELVKTSEDFVPYIFTIEEIQKIIYAADCIKPNKNKFVNTPLIYPAVIRVLYGCGLRISEALSLKFTDVDLENGILVIMNGKNNVSRLVPMSKSLQQYLIAYEFKVNRRENPYFFPALHNEMYSPLTFRNQFYKFQKQANISWKVSPSA